One segment of Vibrio gazogenes DNA contains the following:
- the gpmM gene encoding 2,3-bisphosphoglycerate-independent phosphoglycerate mutase, with product MSSKQPMALVILDGWGYREDNASNAINNAKTPVLDNLVANNPHTLISASGLDVGLPDGQMGNSEVGHTNIGAGRVVYQDLTRITKAIADGEFQTNETLVAAIDKAVAAGKAVHLMGLMSPGGVHSHEDHIYAAVELAAERGAEKIYLHCFLDGRDTPPRSAEDSLKRFDELFAKLGKGRIASLVGRYYAMDRDNNWDRVQKAYDLLTQAKSEFTYDSAVAGLEAAYAREENDEFVQATVIQADGEASAAVEDGDTIIFMNYRADRAREITRTFVADFAGFEREKFPAAELVMLTQYAADIPLNCAYPPESLNNTYGEWLSKSGKTQLRISETEKYAHVTFFFNGGIENEFEGEERQLVASPKVATYDLQPEMSSEELTDKLVAAIRSGKYDAIICNYPNGDMVGHTGVYDAAVQACEAVDKCIGRVVEAIKEVNGQLLITADHGNAEMMVNPETGGTHTAHTNLPVPLIYVGNQAIQFKDDGKLSDLAPTMLALTEMEIPDEMSGKVLF from the coding sequence ATGTCATCAAAGCAGCCAATGGCTCTGGTCATTCTTGACGGTTGGGGTTACCGTGAAGACAACGCAAGTAACGCTATCAACAACGCGAAAACCCCTGTACTGGATAATCTGGTTGCCAACAATCCTCATACATTAATCTCGGCTTCCGGTCTGGATGTGGGCCTGCCCGATGGTCAAATGGGGAATTCAGAAGTTGGTCATACCAATATTGGTGCCGGACGGGTTGTTTACCAAGATTTGACTCGGATTACTAAAGCGATTGCCGACGGTGAATTCCAAACCAATGAAACATTAGTTGCTGCAATTGATAAAGCCGTTGCGGCAGGAAAAGCAGTTCATCTGATGGGATTGATGTCTCCGGGTGGTGTTCACTCTCACGAAGATCATATCTATGCTGCTGTTGAACTGGCAGCGGAACGCGGTGCAGAAAAAATCTATCTGCACTGTTTCCTCGATGGACGAGATACACCGCCACGCAGTGCTGAAGATTCACTAAAACGTTTTGACGAACTATTCGCGAAGCTCGGTAAAGGCCGGATCGCTTCCTTAGTCGGACGCTATTATGCAATGGATCGTGACAACAACTGGGATCGAGTACAAAAAGCCTATGACCTGCTAACGCAGGCAAAAAGCGAGTTCACTTACGACAGCGCAGTGGCTGGTCTCGAAGCTGCCTATGCCCGTGAAGAAAATGATGAGTTTGTTCAGGCAACGGTCATTCAAGCTGACGGAGAAGCATCGGCTGCAGTCGAAGACGGTGACACGATTATCTTTATGAACTATCGCGCTGACCGTGCCCGTGAAATCACACGGACGTTTGTTGCTGACTTCGCCGGTTTTGAACGGGAAAAATTCCCGGCGGCTGAGCTTGTGATGCTGACACAATACGCAGCGGATATCCCGCTCAACTGTGCTTATCCACCAGAGTCGTTGAACAATACCTACGGTGAGTGGCTGTCGAAATCAGGAAAAACTCAACTCCGGATTTCTGAAACAGAGAAATACGCACACGTGACCTTCTTCTTCAATGGTGGTATCGAAAACGAATTTGAAGGTGAAGAGCGTCAACTCGTTGCCTCACCAAAAGTTGCGACTTACGATCTACAGCCAGAAATGAGTTCTGAAGAGCTAACCGACAAGCTGGTTGCAGCAATCCGCTCTGGTAAATATGACGCCATTATTTGTAATTATCCGAACGGCGATATGGTTGGTCATACCGGCGTTTACGATGCAGCAGTTCAAGCTTGTGAAGCTGTCGATAAATGTATCGGTCGTGTTGTTGAAGCGATCAAAGAAGTCAATGGCCAACTGCTTATTACTGCAGACCATGGTAATGCTGAGATGATGGTTAACCCAGAAACCGGTGGGACACATACAGCACATACCAACCTGCCTGTACCGCTGATCTATGTGGGTAATCAGGCAATCCAATTCAAAGACGACGGCAAACTTTCTGATCTGGCACCAACCATGCTTGCTCTGACAGAGATGGAAATTCCTGACGAAATGTCCGGAAAAGTCTTGTTTTAA
- a CDS encoding murein hydrolase activator EnvC family protein: MVPFLTIRSFTLSRYLKPRHISILLLTLLFHLDSYAASKQELQGVKNEISRQQQSLDSQTKQLDNLQNTLKSQELEISSLEKQISQTQSQLNRSTHNLSQLKERIKALAQQKEDQSERLKRLLHTYYITRQSNHLSGLLKDDADEDRISQYYQHLAQARSETINELEQTKQQLAQHERQLTQEQEQIQSLLSQQTQKRNQLQQTQRKRKNTVNKIRSQISGDKNYLAELQRNESRLKAEIAKAAKRSQVPMDGFARQRGKLPWPIKGKLLHRFGTHQTGQIKWKGIVINAAYGQPVKAVYSGSVVFSDYLRGYGLVVLIDHGKGDMTLYGFNQTLLKKEGDKVRAGETIALAGDTGGQPVSSLYFEVRRNSKASNPLRWLQ, translated from the coding sequence ATGGTGCCGTTTTTGACGATTCGATCTTTCACACTTTCGCGTTATTTAAAACCGCGTCATATTAGTATTTTACTCCTTACCCTGTTATTCCACCTTGACAGTTATGCAGCATCGAAACAAGAGTTGCAGGGAGTTAAGAATGAAATATCTCGCCAGCAACAGTCGCTTGATTCTCAAACAAAACAGCTGGATAACTTACAAAACACGCTCAAGAGCCAAGAACTGGAGATAAGTTCATTAGAGAAACAAATCTCCCAGACCCAAAGTCAGCTCAATCGTTCAACTCACAACCTGTCCCAGTTAAAAGAACGCATCAAAGCACTGGCACAACAAAAAGAAGATCAGTCAGAACGATTAAAGCGGCTGCTACATACCTATTACATCACGCGACAATCGAATCATTTGTCCGGTCTCCTGAAAGATGATGCCGATGAAGATCGTATCAGCCAATATTATCAGCATCTAGCACAAGCACGTTCAGAGACAATTAATGAACTAGAGCAAACAAAGCAGCAGTTAGCTCAACATGAACGACAACTCACGCAAGAACAGGAACAGATCCAATCTCTCCTTTCCCAGCAGACCCAAAAGCGTAATCAGCTTCAGCAAACCCAGCGAAAGCGCAAAAATACAGTCAATAAAATCCGCTCTCAAATATCCGGTGATAAAAATTACCTGGCAGAATTACAGCGCAATGAATCAAGGCTCAAAGCAGAAATTGCTAAAGCCGCGAAGCGCAGCCAAGTACCGATGGATGGTTTTGCCCGACAAAGAGGAAAACTCCCTTGGCCAATCAAAGGGAAATTATTACACCGTTTCGGCACACACCAAACAGGCCAGATTAAGTGGAAAGGGATTGTCATCAATGCTGCATACGGGCAACCCGTCAAAGCAGTTTACTCCGGGAGTGTCGTTTTCTCTGATTATCTACGTGGGTATGGGCTCGTCGTCTTAATCGACCACGGTAAAGGCGATATGACATTGTATGGTTTCAACCAAACGCTACTCAAAAAAGAAGGCGATAAAGTGAGAGCCGGAGAAACCATCGCCCTAGCAGGCGATACGGGGGGCCAACCGGTTTCCTCACTCTACTTTGAAGTCCGTAGAAATAGTAAGGCTTCGAATCCACTCCGCTGGTTGCAATAG
- a CDS encoding TetR/AcrR family transcriptional regulator, translating into MKTKDRIIFAALELFNERGERTVTTNHISAHIQISPGNLYYHFRNKQEIIRAIFELYSSELLERFAPPHGHKESLSLLKHYLDSIFTLMWKYRFFYANLPEILQRDEVLHSSYIRVQEKLRHNLVSIVSRFIEIELIEIPESEMESFVTTLHMITANWLSYRAAMSQKAQVTEEVIHQGMLHVIAVVKPRATIGGAEQLQILEEGVRAMHPE; encoded by the coding sequence ATGAAAACGAAAGATCGAATTATTTTTGCAGCGCTGGAGCTTTTTAACGAACGGGGGGAACGTACGGTTACAACAAACCATATTTCCGCTCATATCCAAATCAGCCCAGGGAATTTATATTATCATTTTCGGAATAAGCAAGAGATTATCAGAGCAATTTTTGAGCTTTACTCCAGTGAATTGCTCGAACGCTTTGCGCCGCCTCATGGGCATAAAGAGAGTCTGTCGCTTCTGAAACATTATTTAGATTCCATTTTCACACTGATGTGGAAATACCGTTTTTTTTACGCGAATTTACCGGAAATTCTCCAAAGAGATGAGGTATTACATAGTTCTTATATTCGTGTTCAGGAAAAACTAAGACATAATTTGGTGAGTATTGTCAGTCGGTTCATCGAGATCGAGTTGATTGAGATACCGGAGTCTGAGATGGAATCTTTTGTCACGACGCTCCATATGATTACAGCGAATTGGTTGAGTTATCGTGCCGCGATGTCACAAAAAGCTCAGGTGACTGAAGAAGTCATTCATCAAGGCATGTTACATGTGATTGCTGTCGTTAAGCCGAGAGCGACAATCGGTGGTGCAGAACAGTTGCAGATACTAGAAGAAGGCGTCAGAGCGATGCATCCTGAATAA
- the hemE gene encoding uroporphyrinogen decarboxylase, which translates to MTELKNDRYLRALLKQSVDRTPIWMMRQAGRYLPEYREVRAQAGDFMTLCKNPELASEVTLQPLRRFPLDAAILFSDILTIPDAMGLGLYFEAGEGPKFTHPIQSRADVNKIGIPDPESELQYVMNAVRQIRHDLQGSVPLIGFSGSPWTLATYMVEGGSSKAFTKIKKMMYAEPETLHALLDKLADSVILYLNAQIKAGAQSVMVFDTWGGVLTPRDYRDFSLQYMHKIVDGLIKEHDGYKVPVTLFTKNGGMWLEQIAATGCDAIGLDWTINIEDAKARVGGQVALQGNMDPSMLYAPAPQIRDEVAQILAGFGEGSGHVFNLGHGIHLDVPPDNVDVFVNAVHELSAPYHK; encoded by the coding sequence ATGACTGAATTAAAGAATGATCGTTATCTGCGTGCGCTGTTGAAGCAATCTGTTGATAGAACGCCGATATGGATGATGCGCCAGGCAGGGCGTTATCTCCCGGAGTACCGTGAAGTGAGAGCTCAGGCCGGGGATTTTATGACTTTATGTAAAAATCCTGAATTGGCTTCAGAAGTCACGTTGCAACCGCTACGTCGCTTTCCTCTTGATGCCGCGATTCTGTTTTCTGATATTTTGACAATTCCTGATGCAATGGGACTCGGGCTCTATTTTGAAGCGGGAGAAGGTCCCAAATTTACCCATCCAATCCAATCTCGGGCTGACGTGAATAAAATCGGCATTCCTGATCCAGAGAGTGAATTACAGTATGTAATGAATGCTGTGCGACAAATTCGCCATGATTTACAAGGCTCAGTTCCGTTAATCGGCTTCTCCGGTAGCCCGTGGACCCTCGCGACTTATATGGTAGAAGGCGGTAGTTCGAAGGCGTTTACCAAAATTAAGAAGATGATGTACGCAGAGCCAGAGACGTTACATGCGCTACTCGATAAACTTGCTGACAGCGTTATTTTATATCTGAACGCCCAAATTAAAGCAGGTGCTCAGTCAGTGATGGTGTTTGATACGTGGGGAGGCGTACTGACGCCACGGGATTATCGTGATTTTTCGCTTCAATATATGCATAAAATTGTCGATGGTTTGATCAAAGAACATGATGGTTATAAAGTACCGGTCACGCTGTTCACCAAAAATGGTGGCATGTGGTTGGAACAGATTGCTGCAACTGGTTGTGATGCGATTGGACTTGATTGGACAATCAATATTGAAGATGCAAAAGCCCGTGTCGGTGGGCAAGTTGCTTTACAGGGCAATATGGATCCTTCAATGTTGTATGCGCCAGCACCGCAAATTCGTGATGAAGTTGCACAAATACTGGCAGGATTTGGTGAGGGAAGTGGACATGTCTTCAATTTGGGGCATGGTATTCACTTAGATGTGCCGCCTGACAATGTTGATGTTTTTGTGAATGCCGTTCATGAGTTGTCAGCCCCTTACCACAAATAG
- the nudC gene encoding NAD(+) diphosphatase: MLENSEVRNAYWCVVSGSELWTVNHMLPFGTAEHWSLPEDKAVKIAECDGHPVFWLNEADLDQRLPMSSLRTLLNVSESLFLAASKAVQYGHMTQTQRFCAQCGGRNYFHHRELAMQCHECRTIHYPRIFPCIIVAVRRDNEILLAQHARHQGGMYTVIAGFVEAGETLEQTVAREIFEETGIQVKNIRYFGSQPWAFPSSMMVAFLADYASGDILIDEHEISHASWFSPQNMPEVAPEGTIARALIEQTLADIRTGSVLSL; this comes from the coding sequence ATGTTAGAAAATAGTGAAGTCAGAAACGCTTACTGGTGTGTTGTTTCCGGAAGTGAACTCTGGACTGTGAATCATATGCTCCCCTTTGGAACGGCAGAGCATTGGTCTCTTCCTGAAGATAAAGCAGTCAAGATAGCAGAATGTGACGGACACCCAGTTTTTTGGTTGAATGAAGCAGATTTGGACCAACGTCTGCCAATGTCATCACTGAGAACATTGCTGAATGTTTCTGAATCACTGTTCCTTGCTGCAAGTAAGGCTGTCCAGTATGGTCATATGACTCAGACACAGCGTTTCTGCGCACAATGTGGCGGGCGGAATTATTTTCATCATCGCGAGCTAGCAATGCAGTGCCATGAGTGCCGGACAATTCATTATCCCCGTATCTTTCCTTGTATTATTGTTGCTGTACGTCGTGATAATGAAATTCTTTTGGCACAACATGCCCGTCATCAGGGGGGGATGTATACTGTCATCGCCGGATTTGTTGAGGCCGGAGAAACATTGGAGCAGACCGTGGCTCGGGAAATTTTTGAAGAGACGGGTATCCAAGTAAAGAATATCCGATATTTCGGTAGTCAACCCTGGGCTTTCCCTTCAAGTATGATGGTCGCTTTTCTAGCTGATTATGCATCAGGAGATATCTTGATCGATGAACATGAAATCAGTCATGCGAGCTGGTTTTCTCCGCAAAATATGCCGGAGGTTGCGCCGGAAGGGACGATTGCCAGAGCATTGATAGAGCAGACGTTAGCGGATATTCGTACGGGCAGTGTTTTGTCACTATGA
- a CDS encoding Rsd/AlgQ family anti-sigma factor yields MTMLKKFKRIQEQWGGSSDVIDQWLDSRQTLLVKYCKLASLQPCTSKAALSELPSANDIHEFCQKLVDYISTGHFKIYDTVKAKWESTGFTATDEINQTYFSIVETTDPLLNFADKYLDIRDDEHLESFDRDLSHLGETLEARFELEDELIQMIADSLSVPPGA; encoded by the coding sequence ATGACCATGCTTAAAAAATTCAAGAGAATACAAGAGCAATGGGGAGGTTCCAGTGATGTCATTGATCAATGGTTAGACTCCCGACAAACTTTATTGGTTAAATATTGTAAACTTGCCTCATTGCAGCCCTGTACTTCCAAAGCGGCTCTCAGTGAACTCCCATCAGCCAATGATATTCATGAGTTTTGCCAAAAACTGGTCGATTACATTTCCACAGGGCACTTCAAGATCTACGATACAGTTAAAGCCAAATGGGAATCAACCGGATTTACTGCTACGGACGAGATCAACCAAACTTATTTTTCAATTGTTGAGACAACCGATCCCCTACTCAACTTTGCAGATAAATACCTGGATATCAGAGATGATGAACACTTGGAAAGTTTTGACCGAGATTTATCTCACTTGGGGGAAACATTAGAGGCACGATTTGAACTTGAAGATGAACTGATACAAATGATTGCTGACAGTTTATCTGTCCCTCCTGGTGCATAA
- the rpoC gene encoding DNA-directed RNA polymerase subunit beta' has translation MKDLLNFLKAQHKTEEFDAIKIGLSSPDMIRSWSFGEVKKPETINYRTFKPERDGLFCARIFGPVKDYECLCGKYKRLKHRGVICEKCGVEVTQTKVRRDRMGHIELASPVAHIWFLKSLPSRIGLLMDMPLRDIERVLYFEMYVVTEPGMTDLEKGQLLTEEEYLDRLEEWGDEFTAKMGAEAIKDLLGSMDMHHETEVMREELNTTNSETKRKKVTKRLKLVEAFLASGNNPEWMILTVLPVLPPDLRPLVPLDGGRFATSDLNDLYRRVINRNNRLKRLLELAAPDIIVRNEKRMLQESVDALLDNGRRGRAITGSNKRPLKSLADMIKGKQGRFRQNLLGKRVDYSGRSVITVGPYLRLHQCGLPKKMALELFKPFIYSKLETRGLATTIKAAKKMVEREEPVVWDILDEVIREHPVLLNRAPTLHRLGIQAFEPVLIEGKAIQLHPLVCAAYNADFDGDQMAVHVPLTLEAQLEARTLMMSTNNILSPASGDPIIVPSQDVVLGLYYMTREKINAPGEGMYLAGPEEAEKAYRTKSASLHARVKVRITETIRDEDGRETTETKMVDTTVGRAMLWQIVPRGLPYSLVNQKLGKKQISNLLNEAYRKLGLKDTVIFADQIMYTGFAYAALSGVSVGIDDMVVPPAKYTEISEAEEEVREIQEQFQSGLVTAGERYNKVIDIWASTNDRVAKAMMENLSSEIVINRQGDEEKQESFNSIYMMADSGARGSAAQIRQLAGMRGLMARPDGSIIETPITANFKEGLNVLQYFISTHGARKGLADTALKTANSGYLTRRLVDVAQDVVVTEHDCGTHEGVEMMPHIEGGDVKVALTELALGRVVADDILKPGTEEILIPRNTLIDEKWCQIIDENSVDQLRVRSVVTCDADFGCCAQCYGRDLARGHLVNQGESVGVIAAQSIGEPGTQLTMRTFHIGGAASTAAAENSIQAKNKGSVKLNNAKFVTNKNGKLVITSRATELTIIDEFGRTKEKHKLPYGSLLSKADGDLVDTGEVVANWEAHTLPIITEVSGRVQYVDMIDGVTVSRQMDDLTGLSSSEVTEAAARPSAGKDMRPAIKLVDEQGRDVMIPGTDMPAQYFLPGKAIVNLEDGAEVGVGDTLARIPQKSGGNRDITGGLPRVADLFEARKPKEPAILAEHTGTVSFGKETKGKRRLIISREGGDTYEEMIPKHRQLNVFEGEKVERGDVIADGPESPHDILRLRGIHAVTQYIANEVQDVYRLQGVKINDKHIETIVRQMLRKCTITFAGDSEFLAGEQVEYSQVKIANRQLVAEGKEPARYERELLGITKASLATESFISAASFQETTRVLTEAAVSGKRDDLRGLKENVIVGRLIPAGTGFAYHQERHARRDSQKEGPSAEQATDNLAALLNAGFSSDE, from the coding sequence GTGAAAGACTTATTAAACTTTCTGAAAGCACAGCACAAGACCGAAGAATTTGATGCAATCAAAATCGGCCTTTCTTCACCTGATATGATCCGTTCATGGTCATTTGGTGAAGTGAAAAAACCTGAAACTATCAACTACCGGACGTTCAAACCGGAGCGTGACGGTTTGTTTTGTGCGCGTATTTTTGGTCCGGTAAAAGACTATGAGTGTCTTTGCGGAAAGTACAAGCGTTTGAAACACCGTGGTGTGATTTGTGAAAAATGTGGCGTTGAAGTCACTCAGACTAAAGTTCGCCGTGACCGTATGGGACACATTGAGCTGGCGTCTCCAGTTGCTCACATCTGGTTTCTGAAATCGCTTCCGTCTCGTATCGGCCTGTTAATGGATATGCCGCTACGTGATATTGAGCGTGTGCTTTATTTCGAAATGTATGTCGTTACCGAACCAGGGATGACCGATCTGGAAAAAGGTCAACTGCTGACTGAAGAAGAATATCTGGATCGTCTGGAAGAATGGGGCGACGAATTTACAGCGAAAATGGGCGCAGAAGCCATTAAGGACCTGTTGGGTTCAATGGATATGCACCATGAAACTGAAGTCATGCGTGAAGAGTTAAATACAACAAACTCTGAAACAAAGCGTAAAAAAGTGACGAAGCGTTTGAAGCTGGTTGAAGCCTTTCTTGCTTCAGGAAACAACCCTGAGTGGATGATTCTAACCGTGCTTCCTGTTTTGCCACCGGATTTGCGTCCTTTGGTGCCTTTGGATGGCGGTCGTTTTGCGACCTCTGATCTGAATGATTTATATCGTCGTGTGATTAACCGTAACAACCGTTTGAAGCGTCTGCTTGAGCTTGCTGCTCCGGATATTATTGTCCGTAACGAAAAACGGATGCTACAGGAATCAGTTGATGCATTGTTGGATAACGGACGTCGTGGACGTGCGATTACTGGCTCGAACAAGCGCCCACTGAAATCACTTGCGGATATGATCAAAGGTAAACAAGGTCGTTTCCGTCAAAACCTGCTGGGTAAACGTGTTGACTACTCCGGTCGTTCTGTTATCACCGTAGGTCCATACCTGCGTTTACATCAGTGTGGTCTGCCAAAGAAAATGGCTTTGGAACTGTTTAAACCATTTATCTACAGCAAGTTAGAAACTCGTGGTCTGGCGACAACGATCAAAGCTGCGAAGAAAATGGTTGAGCGTGAAGAGCCGGTCGTATGGGATATTCTGGATGAAGTCATTCGTGAACACCCTGTGCTGCTGAACCGTGCGCCAACACTGCACCGTTTGGGGATTCAGGCTTTTGAACCTGTTTTGATCGAAGGTAAAGCGATTCAGCTACACCCACTTGTGTGTGCGGCTTATAACGCGGACTTCGATGGTGACCAAATGGCGGTTCACGTACCGTTGACACTCGAAGCACAGCTTGAAGCGCGTACGCTGATGATGTCAACCAACAATATTCTGTCGCCAGCATCTGGTGATCCAATCATCGTACCGTCACAGGACGTTGTTTTGGGTCTCTACTATATGACACGTGAAAAGATTAATGCACCGGGCGAGGGAATGTACCTTGCTGGTCCTGAGGAAGCAGAGAAAGCATATCGTACTAAGTCTGCTTCACTCCATGCACGTGTGAAAGTCCGCATCACTGAAACCATTCGTGATGAAGATGGCCGTGAAACAACAGAAACGAAAATGGTTGATACAACCGTCGGTCGTGCAATGTTGTGGCAAATCGTGCCGAGAGGTCTGCCGTATAGCCTGGTCAACCAAAAGCTGGGTAAGAAGCAGATTTCTAATCTGTTAAACGAGGCTTATCGTAAACTGGGTTTGAAAGACACTGTTATCTTCGCTGACCAGATCATGTATACAGGTTTTGCTTATGCAGCATTGTCTGGCGTTTCTGTCGGTATCGACGATATGGTTGTACCGCCAGCGAAATATACGGAGATCTCTGAAGCAGAAGAAGAAGTTCGCGAAATTCAGGAGCAATTCCAATCTGGTCTTGTGACTGCAGGTGAACGTTATAACAAGGTAATTGATATCTGGGCTTCAACCAATGATCGTGTTGCTAAAGCCATGATGGAAAACCTGTCTTCTGAAATTGTTATCAACCGTCAGGGTGATGAAGAGAAGCAAGAGTCATTCAATAGTATTTACATGATGGCTGACTCCGGTGCTCGGGGTTCTGCAGCTCAGATTCGTCAGTTGGCCGGTATGCGTGGTCTGATGGCTCGTCCGGATGGTTCGATCATCGAAACACCGATCACAGCGAACTTTAAAGAAGGCCTGAACGTTCTTCAGTACTTTATTTCAACGCACGGTGCTCGTAAGGGTCTGGCGGATACGGCACTGAAAACTGCGAACTCAGGTTATCTGACTCGTCGTCTGGTTGACGTTGCACAAGACGTTGTTGTCACTGAGCATGACTGTGGTACGCACGAAGGTGTCGAAATGATGCCGCATATCGAAGGTGGTGATGTTAAAGTTGCTTTGACTGAACTTGCTTTGGGTCGTGTGGTTGCAGACGATATTCTCAAGCCTGGAACTGAAGAAATTCTGATTCCTCGTAACACATTGATCGACGAGAAATGGTGTCAGATCATCGATGAAAACTCAGTTGACCAATTGAGAGTTCGTTCCGTTGTAACCTGTGATGCTGACTTCGGCTGTTGTGCTCAATGTTATGGTCGTGATCTAGCGCGTGGTCATCTGGTGAACCAAGGTGAATCTGTTGGGGTTATCGCAGCACAATCTATCGGTGAACCGGGTACTCAGTTAACGATGCGTACGTTCCACATCGGTGGTGCAGCATCGACAGCAGCGGCAGAGAACAGTATTCAGGCGAAGAACAAAGGTTCTGTGAAACTGAATAATGCGAAATTCGTAACCAATAAGAACGGTAAGCTTGTCATTACCTCTCGTGCAACTGAACTGACGATCATCGATGAGTTCGGTCGGACGAAAGAGAAACACAAATTGCCTTATGGTTCCTTGTTGAGCAAAGCTGACGGTGACTTAGTTGACACTGGTGAAGTTGTTGCGAACTGGGAAGCGCACACCCTGCCAATCATTACTGAAGTATCAGGTCGTGTTCAATATGTTGACATGATTGATGGCGTGACGGTTTCTCGTCAAATGGATGACTTAACCGGCCTGTCTTCAAGTGAAGTAACAGAAGCTGCGGCGCGTCCTTCTGCCGGTAAAGATATGCGTCCTGCTATCAAGCTGGTTGATGAGCAAGGCCGTGATGTGATGATTCCTGGTACCGATATGCCAGCACAGTACTTCTTACCGGGTAAAGCAATTGTGAACTTGGAAGATGGTGCGGAAGTTGGTGTCGGTGATACGCTGGCTCGTATTCCTCAGAAATCTGGCGGTAACCGGGACATTACCGGTGGTCTGCCTCGCGTTGCGGATCTGTTTGAAGCACGTAAACCGAAAGAACCTGCGATTCTGGCTGAGCATACTGGTACAGTGTCATTCGGTAAAGAAACGAAAGGTAAGCGCCGTTTGATTATCTCGCGTGAAGGTGGTGATACTTATGAGGAAATGATTCCTAAGCATCGTCAGTTAAACGTGTTTGAAGGTGAGAAAGTCGAGCGTGGTGACGTGATTGCCGACGGTCCAGAGTCTCCGCACGATATCTTGCGTCTGCGTGGTATCCATGCGGTTACACAGTACATTGCGAATGAAGTTCAGGATGTTTATCGCTTACAAGGCGTTAAGATTAATGATAAGCACATTGAGACGATTGTTCGTCAGATGTTACGTAAGTGTACCATTACTTTTGCTGGTGACTCTGAGTTCCTAGCAGGTGAGCAGGTAGAATATTCTCAGGTGAAAATTGCCAACCGCCAATTGGTTGCTGAAGGCAAAGAACCTGCACGTTACGAACGTGAACTGTTAGGTATTACTAAAGCATCTTTGGCAACAGAATCATTCATCTCTGCTGCATCGTTCCAGGAAACGACTCGCGTACTGACAGAAGCTGCGGTTTCTGGTAAGCGTGATGACTTACGTGGCCTGAAAGAGAACGTTATCGTTGGTCGATTGATTCCTGCTGGTACTGGTTTTGCCTACCATCAAGAACGTCATGCAAGACGTGATTCGCAGAAAGAAGGTCCATCCGCTGAACAGGCAACGGACAACTTGGCTGCATTGCTGAATGCTGGTTTTTCGTCTGATGAGTAA